From Paraglaciecola sp. L1A13:
GGTTTGCCATCAGAAATACCAAAGCCAGGTACTTCAAAGATATAACCGTGGTTAACGCCTTGTGGACCTGCATTCCATGCATGGAATGTTTCTTCACAGGATAACCAAGTGCCCCAAGGTGTTACACCACCAGCACAGTTTCTGATCGTGCCACCTAAGCTGTTATACGAAGATAAAAATTCGCCTTTAAGCACATCGAACATGACTGTTGAAGTGCCACCATTTTGCGCATCATTGTAGACGCCACGATTACCGCGTGGAGATGAAGGAAACCCTTCACCTTCAGAACATTCGTGATTACGTACCAATGCAACAACATTACCTTTTACGGCCGCTACGCCCATTCCGTCATGATCTGTCGGTGTCGGTAATCGGTCGGCTTGAATTTGCCCTGTCCAACCATAGGAAGTGTATTCAAACCCTTCTGGTAACGATAACAACATTAAGCCTGTGGCTTTATCGGCAGTAGGAACAAGCGGACCATAAGAACTGCTAAAAGGTAATGATGCTGCTTGTGCTTTACTGGATAACGCCATAAATGCCGTGCTTGCCGCGGCAACTGAACCGCCTTTTAAGACCTGACGACGGCTAAACGCGGGTTCAATTTTGTCTTCATTGGTAAGTGTAATATCGTGCTCTAACATGTTATCTCCTCAGTTTTCGTTTTTTGTTATACAAAGGTTCAACTGTGTGTCGACGGCAACCCAGCCAGAACTAAATTAGCGACATTAGATTACATTTTCGTAGCGTATTTTTTACAATTTGGGGATAGTTTGATGGCATATTTATGGCGCTAATATGACAACGAATACATGAACTAAACAGATTGATCCATTTGCTTGCGCAGCATCTGTTCTTTGTCGGATTGGGTGCGCTGAATCAAAATGATCGACAGCTCATAAAGCAGCAGAATTGGTACCCCTAGGGCTATTTGTGAAATCAGATCTGGCGGGGTAATCAGTGCGGCAATAAAAAATACTACCACGATGGCGTGACGGCGATATTCCTTAAGCATCTGCGCATCAATAACGCCTGCTTTGGCCAGCACCAATAAAAATACCGGTAACTCAAAACATAAGCCAAAGGCCAAGATTAAACGGATCACCAATGCCAAGTATTCACTCATTTTGGCTTCAAGCTCAACATTGATACCGTCACTTTGCCCTAACGATTCAAAGCTAATAAAAAATTCCCAGGCGAGGGGCATGACCACGTAAAACGCCAAAGCGGAACCGAGTACAAATAATATGGGCGTCGCAATGAACAAGGGAGATAATGCTTTTTGTTCATTCTGATACATACCCGGGGCTATAAACTTCCAAACCTGTATTAAGGCAATAGGCAAAGTACAAAAGGTTGCACTGAAAAACGCTAATTTAAGATAGGTAAAGAAGGCTTCGTGTAAGCCGGTATATATCATTCTGCGACCGCTATTTGGCCCAAAAATTTGTAACAGTGGCTGCTGCAAAACATGGTAAATCTGCTCCGCAAAAAAGTAAGACACAGCAAACATCAAGGCAAAAAAAGCAAAGCAGTATAGCAGGCGTCTGCGCAGCTCTATTAAATGGGTCAGCAACGGTGCTTTATTTACTTTCTCTGTATGTGTAGCTGAGCTCATTTGCTAATATCCTCACTTTGGCGCGTGTTATTTTTCTCATCAGCCTTGGTATTAACTTTCGTATGTAATGATGGTTCCGCAGGCTCTTGGGCATGCTTATATTGCGCGTTCGCCAGTTCATATTGCGCTGTGTTGTGCTGCCGACGTGCGGCATGCGCTTGGCCAGATAACGTCCCAGGCGTGAAATCATCTGGCAAGTTTTGGATGTCTTTAGGTAAATAGGTTTTCCAGTCAACTTCACTGGTGGTTTGGCTAAGGTTGATTTCATTTTCAAGCTGCTTAAACCCGCCTTTCACATCATTCATCATGCGCTTAGATTTATTGACAGCATGACTGATCATCTTAAACATTTTTGGCAAATCTTTAGGACCAATAACAATAAGCGCTAACGCGGCGACAAACCCCAGCTCCAACCAACTTAAATCAAACATATCCCTCTCCCCTTTGACCGTTGACTGCACGAATAAAAGCAAACAAAGATGCGCTGCGGCTCATTCGCTGGTAATTTTATCTTTGCTTTTAGGCTCTTCCGAGACGTTTTTTACCGGTTCATCGGTATCACTGATGTCGTTTATTCCTTGCTTAAAGCTCTTTATGCCCTGTGCTAAATCCCCCATTAGTGCTGGGATCCGACCTCGACCAAACAATAAAATAAATAACAAAGCCACTAATACTAACTGCCAAACACTTAGACTCATCTTCGATATTCCCCGCTGGTTTTTAAATCTCTCGGAGCAAAAGCATGCGATGAAATTATGACCAATCAGTGACAAAAATATGAAGATAAAAAGTCTGCTTATAAACCGACTGTTTTCGCTACAAAAAAATATGAATTAATGAGAAATTACAGATTTATCTGTCTTTCAAGACTGCTAAATACTGTATTTGTGATAGGCTCCTACGCTCAAAAATGTTAAGTAACCTGCGTTTTTACATTAGCGCAGTATATAAAAAGGTAAGTCCATGAAAGTCATAATCGGTCTCGTTATTCTGCTCGCTATTGGTGCTGTAACTTGGTTCAGCAGTCAGCCAGAGCAAGTCAGTCATCCTATGCAAAACGAAGATTTACCGGTGATTTCACGCCAAGATATACTCGATGCATCGGATTTACTTGATGGCGTAAAACAAGCGCTCGCCCAAGATGACGAAGACATGATTGATGAGTGGTTAAGTAAAGCAGTGGATGTAGCCAAAAGTGCAAAATTACCCAAGCAAGATATCAGTTACTTGCAATCAGATATGGCCAAAGATTATGTGATTTTTCACGCCAAACGCAGCCTGTTTAACGATGCAGTTGAGCAAGCCTATTATGCATTAACGAGTATTGATGACATAAAAACTCAATACCCTGAAGCACAGGATTTGTTTGCCAACGCAGATAAACTTATCGCAGAAAGAAACAATATTCTCGAACAAATCGCCAGTGAGTTAGCCAATGGCGAGCAGCTTACCGACAACCACCGAGATACAGCTCGGCAACAGTGGATACAGCGGTTCAATGCTCAAGCAGATATGCCTAATGGGTAACCCATTGTTGATATGCACTGACCCAAGTCTGATTCAAACGTACTCGTTGTCTTTGAGCCAGACCTTTGTTACCAAGTCTAGAGATTTACCTTCACGACAGATTTGATAATCGAGCGCTGCAATAATGTTATTAGAGAAACGTAGTTCGTCTAAACGTTGTAGTTGATCAAATGTGAAGTATGCTTTTTTATCATCACGGATCAACAATACCGCTCTCTCCACTGTCCCTAACAACCCTTTTGGTTCCGTCAGTTCTCGAATCGGATACTTGTGATGTAAAAATTGAGGCTGCCACAATGGCACAACGATCCATGTTTTATTGGAAATGGCCCTTTCAACTACGCTAAAACAATCTTCTTCAGTCCCTGGAAAAAAGTGGTATCCCGCATCACGAAGACCATACTCCTTCATCATTTTTATTGAAAGACGCGTAATATCGGCCTCAGGATGAATACCGGGAATAGTAGAATTCATTTTGGCAATCACATCCGGCTTAAGCAGATCGCTTATTTCTTTCACCGCGCTTTTAGGGACGTAGTCTGGCACCCCCCAGAAACAGTATGGTGCATAATGTAAGCCGAGTTCAGTGATAGACACCTGTTCTGCAATAGCAGATTGATACCCGCCATGACTTGAAGGTAACCAAACTGAACACAGCAAATCGATATATCCCTTATTTAAACGGGAAACGCAATCTTTAGGAGACGAATATATTCGTTCTACCGTAAACCCCATATCGGTTAGCACATGGCGCACTAACGAAGCCGTTACTCGGTGAAAAGATAAATCAATTACACCCAAAGTAATTTGAGTTACCGAATTAGACGACATATTTTATAGACCTCGCACACTGATACTAGCTTCCAACGACAAATCGAAGAACTCTTTGTAAAATAGGTGAAAGACGATATAGCAATGACGAATTAATATATATTCTGCTTTAGTGTGGCATGTATCATTTAATTGAATGGCCGATACATTGCATTTGTTGCTGTGGCCCCTGATTTTTCCCCCAATCATACGTATGGCATTGAGTAACTCACATTCAACATTGTCAGTATTATTCATCCGAACATAATCTAACCACCCTCTAGACTGCGATTTATCTTATCGCTATGGGTAAATGAGTTGCTAGACGCTATCTGATAAATTAATACACACCAAATTAAATGCTTTTTCAATTAGGTCTAGGTTAGCCAATAGTAATACATCAATAGGCTTTAATCCCCAACGGCATATCAGCAACGGTGAATAGGGTATAAACAAACATAGCGTTACCCCCTTTACACAAAGCATTTCGTCCGTTTAAATGTATGTTCAATTATTAAGAAGGTTAAAACTTGCATGCCTAATTTTGTTATCGAATACAGCGCCACTCTAGGCCAACAAATTAATGAAGACGCATTGATGGATAGTGTGTTTGAAGGGGCTAAAAATAGTGGGCATTTTCCACCTGAGGCCATAAAACTTAGAACTGAAAAGCGGTCAGGATTCCGTTTACATGGTAAACAAAAAGACTTTTTACATATATCTGCGCATATTCTAAGCGGACGTACTGATGAACAAAAAAGTGAGATATCCAATGCGGTTCTGGCGCCATTAAAAACATTAGCGCTACAGAGTGTGTTTGTCTCAGTGGAGATTGTTGATATTCACCGAGCAAGTTTTGTCGATTTTGAATATTAAGTGATAGGATTTTAATCGTTTTACCTGCTTGAACTGAACAATCAACGTACAACACGACATTATCAGTGCAGCCTTAACCTTCTAAACAAAACCACGGCACTTAAGACCATGCCGTGGTGCTGGTCCTATTCATTGCGCCACTTAATCGAACAGCCCATACTCGGTGTTTGTTCTTTTGGCCCCTGCCCCGTTTCAGCAATTTGGCGCATGGCGTTTACCAACTCCGGTATACGGTTATCAGTATCTCCCATGCGAGCATCGTCTAAGCGACCTCTGTACTGCAATGACCCCTTAGCGTTAAACCCAAAAAAATCCGGAGTGCAAACAGCACCGTAACGCTTACCCACAGACTGATCTTCATCTACTAGATAAGGAAATAAAAACTGATGTTCTTGTGCGAAACGCTGCATATTAGTCGGTGAATCAGCGTCTACGTAACGGTAATCATTCGACATAATAGCCAAAACATTAATGCCCTCATCCATTAACGTTTTTGTGTCAGTGGCAAGTCGTTGGGCTATGCGCTGTACATAAGGGCAATGATTGCATATGAAGGCGATCAACAAGCCTTTGTCGCCTAACTGTTTATTCACAGTGAACGTCTCACCTTCTGGAGTCTTCAAGCTAAAATCTGGCGCTTGGTAGCCAAAGTCACAAATTGGGGTATCGAGTAACATATAAGCCTCTGTATCTTAAACCTGTGTCCGTTTATTTATTCATTCGCGCGCCCGATTGATAAGCACACTACGCAATATGCGTCATTTCATTTAAGGTCCAAGATTCAACTGCCTCATCAACAGCTACACCATACGCTGCCATGTAATCTGCATTCATATGGTGCTGCCATAATTCACGGCTCTGCCAGTTTTCATAGAACATAAAGTGCGCAGGATTTTCAGCGTCTTGATGCAAGTTATAATCAAGGCAGCCTTCTTCGGCGCGGGTTAAATCAATCAGCTTTAATAATTCGCTTTTTACCAAATCTACTTTGTCGTCTTTGGCAATGATATTGGCCAGTATGGTCAGTTTTGTCACAGTATTCCCCTACATCAATGATTGAGTGGCGCAAACTATTTGCTTGAACCATTCCGATTATCTTTTGTTTATTTACGCACAACCGCACGTTAATTCAACTTATAAAATACACATTTAACAAGCTGGATGGCTAAAAACTAAAACCCTTCTAAAACGATTTTGCCAATCGACCGACCAGTTTCTAATGCTTCGTGCGCAGCACGTAAATTCTCAGCATTAATTGCCCCTAGGTTTTTACCCACAGTCGTGTTTACATAACCTTCATCTACTAAATTAGCCACGCGGCTTAGCAATATACCCTGTTCATGCATATCTACAGCGCTGAACATGGAACGGGCAAACATAAATTCCCAATGCAATGACAAACTCTTGGCTTTTAACTTGGTCACATCTAATGATTCAGGATCGTCAATCATGGCAATTTTGCCAAAGGGCGCGATCAAATCAGTGTACGCTTCGAAATAAGTATCCGTGCTATTTAAACTAGCGATGTGCGTTACCTGGCCAATATTTAACGCTTCAATCTGTTCTTTTAATGGTTTGCTATGGTCGATAACATGGTCAGCCCCGAGTTTTCTCACCCACGCATTTGAGCTTTCTCGAGAGGCAGTACCAATTACCGTGGCACCGGTTATCGCTTTGGCCAATTGAACTAAAATTGAACCTACACCGCCGGCAGCGCCTACTACTAGGATAACCTCATTTGATTTCGCATCAAGAGCAACTGATTGCTGCTTAATCGCAAGGTGTTCAAACAATATCTCCCAGGCAGTAATCGCGGTTAGTGGCAAGGCTGCCGCTTCACCATTGGATAGACTTTTTGGCTTTTTGCCCACAATGCGTTCATCCACTAAATGATATTCGGCATTATTACCTTGGCGCGTGATATCACCAGCGTAATAAACCAAATCACCAGGTTTAAAACACGTTACTGCGTCGCCAGTAGCTATGACTTCGCCCATGGCGTCCCATCCTAGTACTTTAAATTCGCCTGCTTCGGGGGCCATATTTAAGCGCACTTTATAATCAGCGGGGTTAACCGATATAGCGCTAATTTTTACTAATAGATCCCATCCTTTGGCGATAGGCTGCGCCAGCTCTATATCCATTAATGATTCAGGGTTAGTGATAGGAAGTGATTTGTTATAGCCAATTGCTTTCATGGTAATTTCCTCTTGGATTAATCAGTTGTTTGGTATGAATTTATTTGATGAGGAGATAATAGACCTTGATTTACCTCCCTTAAACAGCATAATAATTGAAACATTATCAAAAATTATTAGATAATAGGTAAACCCAAGATGTTATTAGAAGACTTGCAAGTGATACTTAAGGTGGCAGAATTTCGCAGTATTACGGCGGCGGCCACCAGTTTAGATATGCGTACTGCTACCGCCAGTGCCGCGGTTAAACGCGTTGAGGCATCACTAGGGGTGGATTTATTTGTACGTACCACTCGCCACTTACGTCTATCAAATGCCGGTGAGCGGTATATACCTCATTGCCAACAAGCGCTGCAAACACTCAGCATTGCCAAGCAAAGCGCTAAGGGAGATTTGGATATGGTGGACGGTGAATTGCGTATTGCCTTATCCTCTGACCTAGGGCGAAATATCGTTCTGCCCTGGATAAACGAGTTTATGCAATCCCACAAAAAGGTCAGTCTGCGAGCAAACATCACTGACAGCAATATAGATTTCTACCGAGACTCGGTTGACCTCGCTCTGCGTTATGGCTCACCTAATGATGCAAACGTATATGGTTTTAAAATCTGCAACGTACCGCGTATTTTGTGTGCCACCCAAAACTATTTAGACACCCATGGTACGCCTGCTCACCCACACGATTTAGCTTCCCATCAGGGTTTGTTTTATCAGTTACAAGAGATAATCAAAGATGTATGGGTATTTAGTCACGACAGCGGTGAATTTAAAATTAAAATGAAGGGTAAACACGCTTCGAACGATGGCGATTTAGTCAGGCGCTGGTGCGTCGACAGCCATGGTATAGCAGTAAAGTCATGCCTCGATATGTCAGCAGATTTACTGGCCGATAGAGTCGTACCGGTCATGCAAGACTTTGTACCTGTCGCTACCGAATTATGGCTGATTTTCCCGAGCAGACAATCAATAACACCGGCAGCCCGTTTATTGCGCGATATGCTCAAAGACAAATGCAACGATATTCTAAAAGCACTGGTGGCAAAAAATATAATCTCGCGCAACGTGTTTGACTAATAGTTAAATAATGTCATCAACGCTCACTTCAACACTTTGGGTGAACAGCTTGTTAAAATCTATTTAACAAATTAACATCAAGCCAGTTAAACGCTTTTTCCAATTAGAGCGATTTAATTACTCAATTATCCGTGCCCCTACTTAATCCTTACAATGCTGTTATTAACACGACTTCCCGTAGACATAACGTAAATAGCACAAGAAGGTTCACCATGAAATCCCTAGATACAACCACGCCTATCCCCCTAGACAATACTGTGCAGCTAAAACTGGCACTGATTGCTGAAGGTGGTGGTCAAAGGGGGATATTCACCGCAGGCGTGCTTGATGCTTGGTTAGAAGAAGGCTATGACCCTTTCGACATGTTTATTGGCACGTCTGCGGGTTCGCAAAACCTGACCAGCTATTTAGCGCGCCAAAAAGGCTATGCTAAAAGATTGATCCGAGGCTTATCGCGCCACAAACGATTTTTTCAATTAGGCCGTGGTTTGGTGGGCAAACATATCGTGGATTTAGACTGGTACTTTGACAAAACCACCGAAGCCAATCGCGCTATTGATTTTGCAACAGCCAAGCGATCACTGGGCGACCGTGAACTGCTCATTACCACGACCAATTCACGAGACCGAGCGCCGTACTTTCTTAGTCCAACGGGTGAAAGCCACCAGTGGCGCGAATTGTTGAAAGCATCTAGTGCACTACCCTTCTTATACAAGCAAGGCGTGAAGCTAACGCCGTGGTTAAATGCCCGCGCGGCCAATGAGCTCGATGCCACAAATGAACAAGACAAAGTACAGCCACAAGCAGATTTTTATCTTGATGGTGGTTTGGCTGCCCCCTTACCCGTGCGTGAAGCGTATAATCGAGGGGCCCGGAAAATAGTAGTGATCCGCACGGTCAATGCTCACTTTCAAGCGCAATCAGCTTGGGTGCATAAACTCAGATCATTGGTGTGTGTTTCAGGCTATTGCCCCAAAACCATTGATTACTTAGTGCAACACGAAAAAGCATATCAACAAGAATTAGCATTTATTGCCAACCCACCAGCGGATGTTGAAATAGTGCAAATATTTGCCGATGAAAAACTACAAAGCAAACTTTTAGGCAGTACCGACAATGACCTTAGACACGATCACAAAGCTGGTGTTGCGGCAGGTAAAGCCTATTTACAACAACAGAATGTCATTGAACAAAACCTATCGTTCAACATCAATCAGGTCGATTTAATCACAGATTCAGTGCAAGATTATCAGCATGCGTCTAGCGCAATAATCGCCAAACAATTGGCTACGCAGCCAACAGCTGCTGCCCAGCGTTTATCCGCTTAGGCTGGGTTCGTTCACTGGTTGATTGAGTTGCTTGATTTAATAAGCTGACTCACCAAAAAATTAGGAGCCGGTTAACATGGGTCTCTGGTTAGTTCGGGAGCACAAGCAACCGACTACAGAGATTTGTTATGTGCGTAAGCTCAATTGCCAATATCCTACATCTAGCCATTTACCAAATTTAAAACCAACGTTAGGGAAATGAGCGACTTTCTTCATCTTCATTTTCTCGTGTAAACCTACACTGGCAGGGTTAGGCAAAGTTATACCGCCAATCACATTATTGATATCAAGAGATTTAAGCCTGCACAAAAGCTCTTCATATAACAAAGTGCCTATTCCCTCTCCTTGTGTTTTGCTAGAAAGATAAACGGTGGTTTCTACAGAGAAGCGGTAAGCACTTCTTTCTTTCCATTTAGTGGCATAAGCATATCCTACAACGGCGTTTCCTTTTAACGCGACAATCCATGGTAAATTGGATATTTGAACATTTCTGATCCGCTTAGATATTTCAGCACTAGGCACAGTATTTTCTTCAAACGTTATGGAGCTATTCATAACATAGTGATTATATATTTCAGCAATTGCTTTTGAATCATCGATAGTTGCGTCTCTAATCATAAATACCCCAAGCAAAAAATTACAGGTAACAGCTAACGCCCATTTCAGTGGTTGATAATTGGTTGCCAATCGTTGTCACGAAACGAAAGCGAGCAAACGGTTTGCAGTCTCGCTTTAAAGGTCTGTTTTGTTTACCTATTCGAGCTTTTCTCATTCTTCGATGTATCATTGCATACAATACAATTGATATTCGTTTGATAAAGGTATGCTCGCCTAATAACAAAAATAGCGACAGTTATTATTGACCAAATAATAGCGAATTCTATCGAGTATTCGATATCTCTACCTTTTAAATTTTGAACGCCTGCAAGGAGAATAAATACAATGGGTAATGCCACAGCGTATTGTAAAATTCATTTTTTTATTGGCATCATGCTAATATCAGACAGATGGACTTAATACATACTGGGAAGAGAACCATCTGGTGTGCCGGGCAAGTTATACTAAGCTTCACCGTCTTGCTCTTTGAATGGCTCTAACCGTCTCACTTCAAGATCTCCTTTTGGCAAAATACCGAAGTAGTTAGGCAACTGAGCTTTAAGAGAAACGCAATACGCTTCGCTATCATCGAGATAAGCCTGACGCCCAGCATCGGTATTAGGATAGTAAAACCGCTCATCGTTTTTTATCTTTTTTGATGCCTGCGAAGAACGCCTGGTGTCATGCGAGTTATTGCCTCATGGCATTCCGGAAACTGGCAAAGCGTTGCCGCAATCCTCGCAAAATCCGTTTCATAAAATGTCATGCATTAGCCACCTTGTCGATAAAAAAATTTATTATATAAATATCAAAGGCTTATTTACCCTCGTTACACCTTTACGAAATCTTTACATTAGTTGGACTTATTCATGCTTTGGTATAGCTGATTTTAGCCAGCGGGAGCAAGTAATGAGTATAATGTCTATCGGTGGAGGCG
This genomic window contains:
- a CDS encoding LysR family transcriptional regulator, producing the protein MLLEDLQVILKVAEFRSITAAATSLDMRTATASAAVKRVEASLGVDLFVRTTRHLRLSNAGERYIPHCQQALQTLSIAKQSAKGDLDMVDGELRIALSSDLGRNIVLPWINEFMQSHKKVSLRANITDSNIDFYRDSVDLALRYGSPNDANVYGFKICNVPRILCATQNYLDTHGTPAHPHDLASHQGLFYQLQEIIKDVWVFSHDSGEFKIKMKGKHASNDGDLVRRWCVDSHGIAVKSCLDMSADLLADRVVPVMQDFVPVATELWLIFPSRQSITPAARLLRDMLKDKCNDILKALVAKNIISRNVFD
- the tatC gene encoding twin-arginine translocase subunit TatC, yielding MSSATHTEKVNKAPLLTHLIELRRRLLYCFAFFALMFAVSYFFAEQIYHVLQQPLLQIFGPNSGRRMIYTGLHEAFFTYLKLAFFSATFCTLPIALIQVWKFIAPGMYQNEQKALSPLFIATPILFVLGSALAFYVVMPLAWEFFISFESLGQSDGINVELEAKMSEYLALVIRLILAFGLCFELPVFLLVLAKAGVIDAQMLKEYRRHAIVVVFFIAALITPPDLISQIALGVPILLLYELSIILIQRTQSDKEQMLRKQMDQSV
- a CDS encoding 5-carboxymethyl-2-hydroxymuconate Delta-isomerase, with product MPNFVIEYSATLGQQINEDALMDSVFEGAKNSGHFPPEAIKLRTEKRSGFRLHGKQKDFLHISAHILSGRTDEQKSEISNAVLAPLKTLALQSVFVSVEIVDIHRASFVDFEY
- the tatA gene encoding twin-arginine translocase TatA/TatE family subunit is translated as MSLSVWQLVLVALLFILLFGRGRIPALMGDLAQGIKSFKQGINDISDTDEPVKNVSEEPKSKDKITSE
- a CDS encoding putative quinol monooxygenase, which codes for MTKLTILANIIAKDDKVDLVKSELLKLIDLTRAEEGCLDYNLHQDAENPAHFMFYENWQSRELWQHHMNADYMAAYGVAVDEAVESWTLNEMTHIA
- a CDS encoding preprotein translocase subunit TatB, whose amino-acid sequence is MFDLSWLELGFVAALALIVIGPKDLPKMFKMISHAVNKSKRMMNDVKGGFKQLENEINLSQTTSEVDWKTYLPKDIQNLPDDFTPGTLSGQAHAARRQHNTAQYELANAQYKHAQEPAEPSLHTKVNTKADEKNNTRQSEDISK
- a CDS encoding zinc-binding alcohol dehydrogenase family protein, whose translation is MKAIGYNKSLPITNPESLMDIELAQPIAKGWDLLVKISAISVNPADYKVRLNMAPEAGEFKVLGWDAMGEVIATGDAVTCFKPGDLVYYAGDITRQGNNAEYHLVDERIVGKKPKSLSNGEAAALPLTAITAWEILFEHLAIKQQSVALDAKSNEVILVVGAAGGVGSILVQLAKAITGATVIGTASRESSNAWVRKLGADHVIDHSKPLKEQIEALNIGQVTHIASLNSTDTYFEAYTDLIAPFGKIAMIDDPESLDVTKLKAKSLSLHWEFMFARSMFSAVDMHEQGILLSRVANLVDEGYVNTTVGKNLGAINAENLRAAHEALETGRSIGKIVLEGF
- a CDS encoding thioredoxin family protein; the encoded protein is MLLDTPICDFGYQAPDFSLKTPEGETFTVNKQLGDKGLLIAFICNHCPYVQRIAQRLATDTKTLMDEGINVLAIMSNDYRYVDADSPTNMQRFAQEHQFLFPYLVDEDQSVGKRYGAVCTPDFFGFNAKGSLQYRGRLDDARMGDTDNRIPELVNAMRQIAETGQGPKEQTPSMGCSIKWRNE
- a CDS encoding arsinothricin resistance N-acetyltransferase ArsN1 family B → MIRDATIDDSKAIAEIYNHYVMNSSITFEENTVPSAEISKRIRNVQISNLPWIVALKGNAVVGYAYATKWKERSAYRFSVETTVYLSSKTQGEGIGTLLYEELLCRLKSLDINNVIGGITLPNPASVGLHEKMKMKKVAHFPNVGFKFGKWLDVGYWQLSLRT
- a CDS encoding patatin family protein, whose protein sequence is MKSLDTTTPIPLDNTVQLKLALIAEGGGQRGIFTAGVLDAWLEEGYDPFDMFIGTSAGSQNLTSYLARQKGYAKRLIRGLSRHKRFFQLGRGLVGKHIVDLDWYFDKTTEANRAIDFATAKRSLGDRELLITTTNSRDRAPYFLSPTGESHQWRELLKASSALPFLYKQGVKLTPWLNARAANELDATNEQDKVQPQADFYLDGGLAAPLPVREAYNRGARKIVVIRTVNAHFQAQSAWVHKLRSLVCVSGYCPKTIDYLVQHEKAYQQELAFIANPPADVEIVQIFADEKLQSKLLGSTDNDLRHDHKAGVAAGKAYLQQQNVIEQNLSFNINQVDLITDSVQDYQHASSAIIAKQLATQPTAAAQRLSA
- a CDS encoding glycine betaine ABC transporter substrate-binding protein, which codes for MSSNSVTQITLGVIDLSFHRVTASLVRHVLTDMGFTVERIYSSPKDCVSRLNKGYIDLLCSVWLPSSHGGYQSAIAEQVSITELGLHYAPYCFWGVPDYVPKSAVKEISDLLKPDVIAKMNSTIPGIHPEADITRLSIKMMKEYGLRDAGYHFFPGTEEDCFSVVERAISNKTWIVVPLWQPQFLHHKYPIRELTEPKGLLGTVERAVLLIRDDKKAYFTFDQLQRLDELRFSNNIIAALDYQICREGKSLDLVTKVWLKDNEYV